From the Halalkalicoccus sp. CGA53 genome, one window contains:
- a CDS encoding phosphate uptake regulator PhoU: MDTRKVQRLGPSTLAMTLPADWAKEHGVEKGDEVTLRRGGKGTLTVMPESAQTEDVEAIIHADDLDADSLERAIIAQYVLGRRVIYVECHDGALPSEHINAIYRAETQLMGLGVIEETPERISIRCSVDPEDFTLDNLLERLENTGSTMREEAVKALAHGNPEVAQRALNRERQANKIFVLLLRLIFTAYQNPNLARAVGLDSGFPLIGYRSIAKNLELTADNAEDIAEIVLETEGHTLNVDSATMRRIREFTDQVDEITRLAVESAVARDYDMTIEVRGLFHEISDREDEILADLPEMDNEDLLRVREVLVSLQQTAQYAMRNAEIAANLSLNEESEHVTIV, translated from the coding sequence ATGGATACGAGAAAGGTGCAGCGTCTCGGGCCGTCGACGCTCGCGATGACGCTGCCGGCGGACTGGGCGAAAGAACACGGCGTCGAGAAGGGTGACGAGGTGACGCTCCGCCGGGGTGGGAAGGGGACCCTGACCGTGATGCCCGAGTCGGCCCAGACCGAGGACGTCGAGGCGATCATCCACGCCGACGACCTCGACGCCGACTCGCTCGAACGCGCGATCATCGCCCAATACGTCCTCGGGCGTCGCGTGATCTACGTCGAGTGCCACGACGGGGCGCTGCCCTCAGAGCACATCAACGCGATCTACCGGGCGGAGACACAGCTGATGGGCCTCGGCGTGATCGAGGAGACCCCCGAGCGGATCTCGATCCGGTGTTCGGTCGACCCGGAGGACTTCACGCTCGACAACCTCCTCGAACGCCTCGAGAACACGGGCAGTACGATGCGCGAGGAGGCGGTCAAGGCGCTCGCCCACGGCAACCCCGAGGTCGCCCAGCGCGCGCTCAACCGCGAACGCCAGGCGAACAAGATCTTCGTCTTGCTCCTGCGCCTGATCTTCACCGCCTACCAGAACCCGAACCTCGCACGCGCGGTCGGCCTCGATTCGGGCTTCCCGCTGATCGGCTACCGTTCGATCGCGAAGAACCTCGAGCTCACCGCGGACAACGCCGAGGACATCGCGGAGATCGTCCTCGAGACCGAGGGCCACACGCTCAACGTCGACTCGGCGACGATGCGTCGGATCCGCGAGTTCACCGACCAGGTCGACGAGATCACACGTCTCGCGGTCGAGTCGGCGGTCGCCCGCGACTACGACATGACGATCGAGGTGCGCGGGCTCTTCCACGAGATCAGCGACCGCGAGGACGAGATCCTCGCGGACCTCCCCGAGATGGACAACGAGGACCTTCTCCGCGTCCGGGAGGTACTGGTCAGCCTCCAGCAGACCGCCCAGTACGCGATGCGAAACGCCGAGATCGCGGCGAACCTCTCGCTCAACGAGGAGTCCGAGCACGTCACGATCGTCTGA
- a CDS encoding LEA type 2 family protein → MSVLSVLGRKSLAIAIVTALFVGTIGAAALGLVGSPSVVGVENTFGPVTAEETTVESDLIVENPNPIGLGSGDLTLEYGIRMNEISMASGSREGLGLERGTTITEFETSLENERIPEWWVSHVEAGERTTLSIHADVYSSRLDRSAGTPTVEREIETDLIGSFDSTEPRPVEADSPLLSDPVAYVNETSAEWGEVRDGATPIEMGFLVYNPQAYPIVVSELGYEITMNEVTVGEGAVEETHVIGSEETEEVDLLTEMKTESLDEWWVSHLDGERNGHQVSELRIEFYAVIDLSALGGGEVTVPLDTLTYEETVETDIFDEGLSHGSDDGGGDDGREVTSEDGDDDRADDERGDDSASEERTGDDGQTGEGSDEGATGEDEIDDGVLPL, encoded by the coding sequence TATCGCGATCGTGACGGCGCTGTTCGTGGGGACGATCGGCGCGGCGGCACTGGGTCTCGTCGGGAGCCCGTCGGTCGTCGGCGTCGAGAACACGTTCGGCCCCGTCACGGCAGAGGAGACGACCGTCGAGAGCGACCTAATCGTCGAGAACCCGAACCCGATCGGCCTCGGGTCCGGCGATCTCACCCTCGAGTACGGGATCCGGATGAACGAGATCTCGATGGCGAGCGGGAGCAGGGAGGGACTGGGGCTGGAGCGGGGAACGACGATCACCGAGTTCGAGACGTCCCTCGAGAACGAGCGGATCCCCGAGTGGTGGGTCTCGCACGTCGAGGCGGGCGAACGGACGACGCTCTCGATACACGCCGACGTCTACTCCTCGCGCCTCGACCGCTCGGCGGGGACGCCGACGGTCGAGCGGGAGATCGAGACGGATCTCATCGGGTCGTTCGACTCGACCGAGCCGCGGCCGGTCGAGGCAGACAGCCCGCTCCTCTCCGACCCGGTCGCCTACGTCAACGAGACGAGCGCGGAGTGGGGCGAGGTGCGGGACGGTGCGACCCCGATTGAGATGGGGTTTCTCGTCTACAATCCGCAGGCCTACCCGATCGTCGTCTCCGAACTTGGCTACGAGATCACGATGAACGAGGTGACCGTTGGCGAGGGAGCCGTCGAGGAGACACACGTTATCGGGAGCGAGGAGACCGAGGAGGTCGACCTGCTGACCGAGATGAAGACCGAGAGCCTCGACGAGTGGTGGGTCAGCCACCTCGACGGGGAGCGAAACGGCCACCAGGTCTCCGAGCTCCGGATCGAGTTTTACGCCGTGATCGACCTCTCGGCGCTCGGCGGCGGCGAGGTCACCGTCCCGCTCGACACGCTGACCTACGAGGAGACGGTCGAGACCGATATCTTCGACGAGGGTCTCTCCCACGGGTCGGACGACGGAGGCGGAGACGACGGGAGGGAGGTGACGTCCGAGGACGGAGACGACGATCGGGCGGACGACGAGAGGGGTGACGACTCCGCGAGCGAGGAACGAACGGGTGACGACGGGCAGACGGGTGAGGGAAGTGACGAGGGAGCGACCGGCGAGGACGAGATCGACGACGGTGTCCTCCCGCTCTGA